One segment of Solanum lycopersicum chromosome 1, SLM_r2.1 DNA contains the following:
- the LOC138348249 gene encoding uncharacterized protein has protein sequence MLTEFLYNYYKTPLSFDEMENTGVTVVVAAPTRTLVSQAEKSGKFTSVNFKGWQQRVFFWLTTLGLQKFTSEDTPIPADDMLDRENFMIVEAWKQSDFLYKGYILSALEDDLYNVYSAITTSKDLWNALEKKYKTEDACLKKFVVAKFLDYKMVDSKTVGSQVQELQLTLHDLIAEDMVVNKAFQVAAMI, from the coding sequence aaatggaaaacactggtgttacagtagttgttgctgcaccaacccgaactcttgtatcacaagcagagaaaTCGGGTAAATTCACaagtgtgaatttcaaaggatggcagcaacgagtatttttctggcttaccactcttggtctgcagaaatttacaagtgaagatactccaattcctgctgatgatatgcTAGACAGGGAAaattttatgattgttgaagcatggaaacagtcagacttcctatataaaggttacattttgagtgctttagaggatgacttatataatgtatatagtgcaataacaacttcaaaagatttgtggaatgcacttgagaagaaatataagacagaagatgcatgcttgaaaaaatttgtggtcgcaaagtttttagactataaaatggtagatagtaaaactgttggatcacaagtgcaggaacttcaacttactCTACATGATCtaattgctgaagatatggtagtaaataaagcttttcaagtggctgcaatgatctAG